CACGCAATGCCGTCGGGGAAAGCCCGGTGTGGGTCCCCGAGGAAAACGCCCTCTATTGGGTGAACATCCCCAGCGGCGGCCTGCAACGCTGGAACGCCAGCAGCGGAAAAATCCAGGGCTGGGAAGCACCGGAAATGCTCGCCTGCATCACCCGGCACCAGGACGGTGGCTGGGTCGCGGGGATGGAGAGCGGTTTCTTCCGCCTGCATCCCCATGACGACGGCAGCCTCGACAGCGAGCTGTGCGCGAGCGTCGAGCACAGTCGCACCGACATGCGCCTCAATGACGGCCGATGCGATCGCCAGGGCCGTTTCTGGGCCGGCAGCATGGTGCTGAACATGGGCGCCAACGCCGACGAGGGCCGAATGTACCGTTATGAGGCTGGTCAACGTAGCCCGGTCGAGGCGCAACTGAGCGGTTTCATTGTGCCCAATGGCCTGGGCTTCAGCCCGGACGGCCGGACGATGTACCTTTCCGATTCGCACCCGTTGATCCAGCAGATCTGGGCCTTCGACTACGACATCGACAGCGGCACGCCGTCCAACCGCCGGCTGTTCGTCGACATGATGCCTCTGGCCGGTCGCCCGGACGGCGCGGCGGTGGATGCCGACGGTTGCTATTGGATCTGCGCCAACGATGCAGGCCTGATCCATCGCTTCACCCCGGATGGACGCCTCGACCGTTCGCTGGAAGTGCCGGTGAAAAAACCGACCATGTGCGCCTTTGGCGGCAGCCGGTTGGACACCCTCTACGTGACCTCGATCCGTCCGGGCGACGACAACGATCCTCAGTCCTTGGCCGGTGGCGTGTTCGCGCTCAACCCCGGCGTCAAGGGCCTGGCTGAACCTGCGTTCGGAGGACGGAAACACTCCGCGACCTGATCTGCTTTACCGCTTCACATCGATAGACATAAAAACAACAACACTGGAGATTGACCATGAATTTTAAACGCACGCTTCTGATCGCGGCCCTGCCCCTGGCCTTCCTGGCGCAGGCGGCACAAGCGCTGGACATCAAGATCGCCGACATCCACCCCAAAGGCTACCCGACCGTGGTTGCGGAGGAGTCCATGGGTAAAGCCCTGGAAAAAGAAAGCAACGGCGAATTGAAGTTCAGGTACTTCCCAGGCGGCGTACTGGGTTCCGAAAAAGAAGTCATCGAGCAGATGCAAGCCGGCGCGATCCAAATGTCTCGCGTCAGCCTCGGCATCGTCGGTCCTGTGGTGCCGGACGTGAACGTCTTCAACATGCCATTCATCTTCCGCGACCAGGCCCACATGCGCGCGGTCATCGACGGAGAAG
The Pseudomonas marvdashtae genome window above contains:
- a CDS encoding SMP-30/gluconolactonase/LRE family protein codes for the protein MQAELIVDARNAVGESPVWVPEENALYWVNIPSGGLQRWNASSGKIQGWEAPEMLACITRHQDGGWVAGMESGFFRLHPHDDGSLDSELCASVEHSRTDMRLNDGRCDRQGRFWAGSMVLNMGANADEGRMYRYEAGQRSPVEAQLSGFIVPNGLGFSPDGRTMYLSDSHPLIQQIWAFDYDIDSGTPSNRRLFVDMMPLAGRPDGAAVDADGCYWICANDAGLIHRFTPDGRLDRSLEVPVKKPTMCAFGGSRLDTLYVTSIRPGDDNDPQSLAGGVFALNPGVKGLAEPAFGGRKHSAT